From a single Lolium rigidum isolate FL_2022 chromosome 7, APGP_CSIRO_Lrig_0.1, whole genome shotgun sequence genomic region:
- the LOC124672814 gene encoding uncharacterized protein LOC124672814, with protein MPHQVTLPGEEAPSPRPSAAGCYNFLRAASTRHGQGGYRRLHSAAAASVVRVEVGTTAKARSVFHVEPSVLEAEPVRRLLAAAGRRIPGGAVAVAVDALLFEHLLWLATTTNGWLDGGGSAADDLSEIVEFYSEEEDDDDHQVQHHGHGLKR; from the coding sequence ATGCCTCACCAGGTCACGCTTCCCGGCGAGGAGGCTCCGTCGCCGCGGCCTTCCGCCGCCGGCTGCTACAACTTCCTCCGCGCCGCCTCCACTCGCCACGGACAGGGCGGGTACCGCCGCCTGCACTCCGCGGCCGCGGCGTCGGTCGTGAGGGTGGAGGTCGGGACGACGGCGAAGGCGAGGAGCGTGTTccacgtggagccatcggtgctGGAGGCCGAGCCGGTGCGCCGGCTTCTGGCTGCCGCGGGGCGGAGGATCcccggcggcgcggtggcggtggccgtggACGCGCTGCTGTTCGAGCACCTGCTGTGGCTGGCCACGACCACCAACGGGTGGCTGGACGGCGGTGGCTCGGCCGCCGATGACCTGTCGGAGATCGTCGAGTTCTActccgaggaagaggacgacgatgacCACCAGGTTCAGCACCACGGTCACGGGCTCAAGCGCTAG
- the LOC124679220 gene encoding uncharacterized protein LOC124679220, with protein sequence MVLITDLVLAMGLPGLLGFGFVLPPRMFLTASMPSISRTSSQFSESRHLFLKFERKSKWILLQQIRRNLYVNFYWPCTFILDFLPGAVNRMGIIVMFPADYPQD encoded by the exons ATGGTGCTGATTACGGATCTTGTCCTGGCAATGGGGCTGCCAGGGCTATTGGGATTCGGCTTCGTGCTACCGCCAAGGATGTTCCTGACAGCATCGATGCCATCCATCTCACGGACATCCTCACAG TTTTCAGAATCCAGACATCTATTTCTGAAGTTTGAAAGGAAAAGTAAATGGATTTTACTTCAGCAGATTAGAAGAAATTTGTATGTGAACTTCTACTGGCCGTGCACTTTTATCTTGGATTTTTTGCCAG GTGCAGTTAATCGAATGGGCATTATAGTTATGTTTCCTGCTGATTACCCGCAAGATTGA